In one Dermacentor albipictus isolate Rhodes 1998 colony chromosome 4, USDA_Dalb.pri_finalv2, whole genome shotgun sequence genomic region, the following are encoded:
- the qless gene encoding all trans-polyprenyl-diphosphate synthase PDSS1 isoform X2, with the protein MRRGLLSGRRLQHPLGGSGQGTRASCCSCRHGTTTAPAQFTPRRTFMTTAPWSQAPLVQQPGSLPETSTDPFELSKQDLADIYDAIKKELWVSKPQLNEIASYYFDGQGKAFRPMICTLMARAVNIHVHNRNVLLDFQKKVALLCEMIHTASLVHDDVIDTSDTRRGKPSVNVLWGQKKAILAGDFVLSRTAQLLAKIGSNDVNSFLSQVLVDLVQGEFMQLGSKEDEGERFSHYIQKTFKKTASLIAFACRSVSILGGGDEKIQEAAYQYGRNVGIAFQLVDDLLDFVSSQSDLGKPAAADLRLGLATAPVLFACDKYPELNAMIMRRFSEPGDVERAYEAVLKSDGLEHTRLLAQKHCSEAVRHLAPWVESPEKQALISITEKVLNRKK; encoded by the exons GAGGTTGCAGCACCCCCTTGGCGGCAGTGGCCAAGGTACACGAGCCAGCTGCTGCAGTTGCAGGCATGGCACCACCACTGCACCAGCCCAGTTCACACCCCGTCGGACATTCATGACGACGGCCCCCTGGTCTCAGGCACCCCTGGTTCAGCAACCAGGCAGTCTGCCCGAGACCAGCACAGACCCATTCGAGCTGTCCAAGCAGGACCTGGCAGACATCTATGATGCCATCAAAAAG gaGTTATGGGTGTCAAAGCCTCAGCTGAACGAAATTGCCAGCTACTACTTTGATGGCCAGGGAAAAGCTTTTCGCCCGATGATCTGCACCTTGATGGCCAGAGCTGTGAACATTCATGTGCACAATAGAAATGT ACTTTTAGATTTTCAAAAGAAAGTGGCATTATTGTGCGAAATGATCCACACTGCCAGCCTTGTCCACGATGATGTCATTGACACCTCCGACACACGGCGAGGAAAGCCCAGTGTCAACGTGTTATGGGGGCAGAAAAAG GCAATTCTAGCGGGTGACTTCGTGCTCTCCCGAACAGCACAATTGCTTGCCAAGATTGGGAGCAATGACGTCAATAGTTTCCTGTCTCAG GTTCTTGTGGACTTAGTTCAAGGAGAATTCATGCAGCTGGGTTCCAAAGAAGACGAGGGAGAGCGATTCTCTCATTATATACAAAAAACATTCAAGAAGACTGCCAGCCTCATTGCCTTTGCCTGCAGATCC GTATCCATACTTGGAGGTGGAGATGAGAAAATACAGGAGGCAGCCTACCAGTATGGCAGAAATGTTGGCATTGCATTTCAG TTGGTTGACGACCTCCTAGACTTTGTATCCAGCCAGTCTGATCTCGGCAAGCCTGCTGCTGCTGACCTCCGGCTAGGACTTGCCACTGCACCTGTCCTGTTTGCTTGTGACAAG taCCCTGAGCTGAATGCTATGATAATGCGACGCTTCTCAGAGCCTGGAGATGTGGAAAGGGCCTATGAGGCAGTTCTGAAG AGTGATGGCCTAGAGCACACGCGGCTGCTGGCACAGAAGCACTGCAGCGAAGCCGTGCGGCACCTCGCACCGTGGGTCGAGTCACCAGAAAAGCAGGCACTGATCAGCATCACCGAAAAAGTGCTCAACCGCAAGAAGTAA